In Nitrospira sp. MA-1, one genomic interval encodes:
- a CDS encoding cytochrome c gives MAHTRIVHFRTQGHALVLTVGVLLFLLFPGPLFAADGKDAEALINTTCSTCHKIQGEGESRFNLKAPDLMWGGSKFQRDWLIKWLTGKEPMLYAKSYRWDQSQQPEQHMTVSEPEAEGLADYFETHLQDPRVKPGSIDMSTFSKQEAKFGEEIFTQHSCIGCHQIMVDGKKTGGPQSASFFNSGKRLKADWIYRFNSDPPDFVPHSGEFVGDVSALGLRYVTGFIATRGNEDFPYYEPWKSADFDHPNMENGAKIYQEYCAQCHGAEGKGDGPAASGLEPKPAVHANIPFEKIPLDYLYNVIYYGGKAVGKSPLMPYWGLTIGGTEGVSDVIAYLKTTFKGAPEMAGTASPSGGPSGVCPQPRNTKRAPGKFRNMTSPLPNSQEHITAGEKLYHETAQPLACTQCHGDKGDGQGAMGAALNPHPRNFTCGETMKDISDGQLYWIIKNGSPGTGMMAFSGMPDNQIWQVIQYIRTLAK, from the coding sequence ATGGCTCACACGAGGATTGTCCACTTCAGAACTCAAGGCCATGCTCTCGTACTCACGGTGGGCGTCCTTCTCTTTCTCCTTTTCCCCGGTCCTCTTTTTGCCGCCGACGGAAAAGATGCAGAAGCCCTGATCAACACCACATGTTCGACCTGTCATAAGATTCAGGGCGAGGGGGAGAGCCGCTTTAATTTAAAGGCTCCGGATCTCATGTGGGGGGGTAGCAAGTTTCAGCGGGATTGGCTGATTAAATGGCTGACAGGAAAAGAACCAATGTTATACGCCAAAAGCTACCGGTGGGATCAGTCTCAACAACCTGAGCAGCACATGACCGTCTCTGAACCGGAAGCTGAAGGCCTTGCCGACTATTTCGAGACACACCTTCAGGATCCGAGAGTAAAGCCGGGGTCCATTGATATGTCCACCTTCAGCAAACAGGAAGCGAAGTTTGGAGAGGAAATCTTTACCCAACATTCCTGCATTGGCTGTCATCAGATTATGGTGGATGGGAAAAAGACCGGCGGTCCACAAAGCGCCTCGTTCTTTAACTCCGGCAAAAGGCTGAAGGCTGATTGGATTTATCGCTTCAACTCCGATCCCCCCGACTTTGTGCCACACAGTGGAGAGTTTGTCGGGGATGTCAGTGCACTCGGGCTGCGATATGTCACGGGGTTTATTGCGACCCGAGGGAATGAGGATTTCCCCTATTATGAACCATGGAAGAGTGCCGATTTCGACCACCCGAATATGGAAAACGGTGCAAAAATTTATCAAGAATACTGCGCCCAATGTCACGGAGCGGAAGGCAAAGGTGATGGTCCGGCGGCTTCAGGCTTAGAACCCAAACCGGCGGTGCATGCCAATATTCCCTTTGAAAAAATTCCTCTCGATTATCTGTATAACGTGATTTACTATGGGGGGAAAGCTGTTGGGAAATCTCCCCTGATGCCGTATTGGGGACTGACCATTGGCGGGACAGAAGGCGTATCCGATGTCATTGCCTATTTGAAGACCACGTTTAAGGGTGCCCCGGAAATGGCCGGCACGGCTTCACCATCCGGAGGACCATCAGGAGTCTGTCCACAACCGCGCAACACCAAACGGGCACCTGGCAAGTTTCGCAATATGACCAGTCCGTTACCCAACTCTCAAGAGCACATCACAGCGGGAGAAAAGCTGTATCACGAAACCGCTCAACCCTTGGCCTGCACACAATGTCATGGCGACAAGGGGGACGGGCAGGGGGCAATGGGCGCAGCGTTGAATCCACATCCCCGAAACTTTACATGTGGAGAAACGATGAAAGATATTTCTGACGGGCAACTGTATTGGATTATCAAAAACGGATCGCCGGGGACAGGCATGATGGCGTTTTCCGGGATGCCAGATAACCAAATCTGGCAAGTGATCCAGTACATCCGGACTTTGGCCAAATAA